In the Opitutia bacterium genome, one interval contains:
- a CDS encoding glycoside hydrolase family 2 protein — MPPRPRPLLRALVFVASLGVAATGWADRERLLLDFGWKFHLGDPVGLNPAIFTYPEVDALERTGRAHLDDEPKLVPLRRTAADINVAPAVAFAQPDFDDRAWRQLDLPHDWAVELPFNPKALRNHGYKNMGAGVGAQNSWEALEMGQSAQALGGVSGNTIGWYRRSFDLVASDRGGALWVEFDGVYRNCLVWFNGRCLGRNVSGYSSFKFDLAPFAHFGGRNTLVVRVDASRTEGWFYEGAGIYRHTWLVKTPPLHVAHWGTFVSTTLAPDGTATVQAQTTVRNSGAQSARGMLVSRVLDPDGRSIAEATTSEFEIAAGAETTLTPQLTVPAPQLWSPETPMLYRLVSEVRPIVAAPIEPTVPDRYETTFGIRTIRFDSTQGFLLNGKKYVIRGLGVHQDHAGVGSAVPDAVQEFRIRRLKEMGANTYRTAHHPHSPAILEACDRLGLLVVDENRRFDDTPETLSQIERLIRRDRNHPSVVLWSLGNEEFRDRMQGEPWGEPIARTIQALVKRLDPTRQTMMPMNADWGKGFSHIVDVMGFNYLKLGDVDKFHADHPHIPAISSEESSAVSTRGIYIEDRVRAYVTAYGDKVPPWGSRNEQWLPYFEARPWVAGVLMWAAFDWRGEQWPYDWPAINCQFGVLDTCGFAKDSFHFLQAWWSDREVLHLLPHWNWAVRDKEPIAVRAYTNADEVELFLNDQSLGRKAVPRGGYVEWPVVYQAGTLRAEGYRAGQRVSSAKSETAGPAAEITLTPDRATLRGDGEDCALVTVSARDSEGRFVPTASDAVEFELSGPGRIIGVGNGDPSCHEPDKGTRRSLFNGLAQVIVQTTKTAGPIVLTARAPGLPPAKLTLTAAPATPRPAVP; from the coding sequence ATGCCACCCCGCCCGCGGCCGCTCCTCCGCGCTCTCGTTTTCGTCGCTTCGCTCGGCGTCGCCGCGACGGGCTGGGCGGATCGCGAACGCCTCCTGCTCGATTTCGGCTGGAAATTCCACCTCGGCGATCCGGTGGGACTCAACCCGGCCATCTTCACCTATCCCGAAGTCGACGCGCTGGAGCGCACCGGCCGCGCCCATCTGGACGACGAGCCGAAGCTCGTCCCGCTGCGCCGCACGGCCGCCGACATCAACGTCGCGCCGGCCGTCGCCTTTGCCCAACCCGACTTCGATGATCGCGCATGGCGCCAACTCGACTTGCCGCACGACTGGGCGGTCGAGCTGCCGTTCAACCCCAAGGCGCTGCGCAATCACGGCTACAAGAACATGGGGGCTGGCGTCGGCGCGCAAAACTCCTGGGAGGCGCTCGAAATGGGCCAGAGCGCGCAGGCCCTCGGCGGCGTGTCGGGCAACACGATCGGCTGGTATCGCCGCAGCTTCGACCTCGTCGCGAGCGACCGCGGCGGCGCGCTCTGGGTCGAGTTCGACGGCGTCTACCGCAACTGCCTCGTCTGGTTCAATGGCCGCTGCCTCGGCCGAAACGTCAGCGGCTACAGCAGCTTCAAGTTCGACCTCGCGCCCTTCGCCCACTTCGGCGGCCGCAACACACTCGTCGTTCGCGTCGACGCCTCGCGCACCGAGGGCTGGTTCTACGAGGGCGCCGGCATCTACCGCCACACGTGGCTGGTGAAAACGCCGCCGCTCCACGTCGCGCATTGGGGCACCTTTGTTTCAACGACGCTCGCGCCCGACGGCACCGCCACCGTGCAGGCGCAAACCACCGTGCGCAACTCCGGCGCGCAATCCGCCCGCGGGATGCTCGTTTCGCGCGTGCTCGATCCCGACGGACGCAGCATCGCAGAGGCGACGACATCCGAGTTCGAAATCGCCGCCGGGGCCGAGACGACGCTGACGCCACAGCTCACGGTGCCCGCGCCACAACTCTGGTCACCCGAGACGCCGATGCTCTACCGGCTCGTTTCCGAAGTGCGCCCTATCGTCGCGGCCCCGATCGAGCCGACCGTGCCCGATCGCTACGAGACGACCTTCGGCATCCGCACCATCCGTTTCGATTCCACCCAGGGCTTTTTGCTCAACGGAAAGAAATACGTCATTCGCGGCCTCGGCGTGCACCAGGACCATGCGGGCGTCGGCTCCGCCGTGCCCGACGCCGTGCAGGAATTTCGCATCCGCCGCTTGAAGGAAATGGGCGCGAACACCTATCGCACCGCGCACCACCCGCACTCGCCGGCGATCCTCGAAGCTTGCGATCGGCTTGGTCTGCTGGTCGTCGATGAGAACCGCCGCTTCGACGACACGCCCGAAACCCTGAGCCAGATCGAGCGACTCATCCGCCGCGACCGCAATCACCCGAGCGTCGTCCTGTGGTCGCTCGGCAACGAGGAATTCCGCGACCGCATGCAGGGCGAGCCGTGGGGCGAACCGATCGCGCGCACCATCCAAGCCCTCGTGAAACGACTCGACCCCACACGCCAGACCATGATGCCGATGAACGCCGATTGGGGGAAAGGGTTCTCGCACATCGTCGACGTGATGGGGTTCAATTACCTGAAACTCGGCGACGTCGACAAATTCCACGCCGATCACCCGCACATCCCCGCGATCAGCAGCGAGGAATCCTCCGCGGTCTCGACGCGCGGCATCTACATTGAAGACCGCGTCCGCGCCTACGTCACCGCCTACGGGGACAAAGTCCCGCCGTGGGGTTCGCGCAACGAGCAATGGCTGCCCTATTTCGAGGCGCGCCCGTGGGTCGCCGGCGTGCTGATGTGGGCCGCCTTCGACTGGCGCGGCGAGCAGTGGCCCTACGACTGGCCCGCGATCAACTGCCAGTTCGGCGTCCTGGATACGTGCGGCTTCGCCAAGGACAGTTTCCATTTCCTCCAAGCCTGGTGGTCCGACCGCGAGGTGTTGCACCTCCTGCCGCACTGGAACTGGGCCGTGCGCGACAAAGAGCCGATCGCCGTCCGCGCCTACACCAACGCCGACGAAGTCGAACTCTTCCTCAACGACCAGAGCCTCGGCCGCAAAGCCGTCCCGCGCGGCGGCTACGTCGAGTGGCCCGTCGTCTACCAAGCCGGCACGCTCCGCGCCGAAGGCTATCGCGCCGGTCAGCGCGTGAGCTCCGCGAAAAGCGAAACCGCCGGCCCGGCCGCCGAAATCACGCTCACGCCCGACCGCGCGACACTCCGCGGCGACGGCGAGGACTGCGCTCTCGTCACCGTTTCCGCGCGCGACAGCGAAGGCCGTTTCGTGCCGACCGCGAGCGACGCCGTGGAATTCGAACTCTCCGGCCCCGGTCGCATCATCGGCGTCGGCAACGGCGACCCGTCGTGCCACGAACCCGACAAGGGCACCCGCCGCAGCCTCTTCAACGGTCTCGCGCAGGTGATCGTCCAAACGACGAAAACCGCGGGCCCGATCGTCCTCACCGCGCGCGCTCCGGGACTGCCACCCGCGAAACTCACGCTCACCGCCGCTCCTGCCACGCCGCGCCCGGCCGTGCCCTGA
- a CDS encoding FAD-dependent oxidoreductase: MTRHELHTDFVVVGGGLAGVCAAIAAARNGAKVVLVQDRSVLGGNASSEVRMHVVGADVHGRRPGARESGLIEELRLEDACRNPHRSYSQWDLLLYEKVTAEPNITLLLDTVCTGCATEDSGNGTRRIVSLDAVRHSTEDEFRIHAPVFADCSGDGRLGSEAGALFTVGREAKSDFGEPLALDAADRQTLGSSIMFTARRHEQPQPFRAPAWARKFQKHEFRLRPFDGYEYGYWWAEWGGQLDTLKDNATIRHELLRIALGIWDYVKNSGDHPGSANWALDWVGAVPGKRESRRFVGHHVLTQQDLESAPAFPDAVAFGGWPLDLHPPSGIDAIDEAPCRHIHLKHVYPIPLRALCSRNIGNLLFAGRNISATHVAFASTRVMATCAVMGQAVGTAAALYAPAAPRSLTEHFSGTALVALQQRLLRDDAFLPGVRAADPANLASRAQASASSAAANAAATLVLDGATREYLPTLGAWADGQTHRWESASLPAWLELSWDTPQEIAEVHLTFDSGFQRELTLSASDATTRKIIRGPQPELVRDYDVLLDGATALRVTGNYLRKRVHRLDRPLVASRLRIAVHATNGIDHARIFEVRAYGPAQ; the protein is encoded by the coding sequence ATGACCCGTCACGAACTTCACACCGACTTCGTCGTCGTAGGCGGCGGCTTGGCCGGCGTCTGCGCCGCGATCGCCGCCGCCCGCAACGGCGCCAAAGTCGTCCTCGTCCAGGACCGCTCCGTCCTCGGCGGCAACGCCTCCAGCGAAGTCCGCATGCACGTCGTCGGCGCCGACGTCCACGGCCGACGTCCCGGCGCGCGCGAATCCGGCCTGATCGAGGAACTCCGCCTCGAAGACGCCTGCCGCAACCCGCACCGCTCCTACTCGCAGTGGGACTTGCTGCTCTACGAAAAGGTCACCGCCGAGCCGAACATCACGCTGCTCCTCGACACGGTCTGCACCGGGTGCGCGACCGAGGACAGCGGCAACGGCACGCGCCGCATCGTCTCGCTTGATGCCGTGCGCCACTCGACCGAGGACGAGTTCCGCATCCACGCCCCCGTCTTCGCCGACTGTTCCGGCGACGGCCGGCTCGGCAGCGAGGCGGGCGCGCTGTTCACCGTTGGCCGCGAGGCGAAGAGCGATTTCGGCGAACCGCTCGCCCTCGACGCCGCTGACCGCCAGACGCTCGGCAGCTCCATCATGTTCACCGCGCGCCGTCACGAACAGCCGCAGCCGTTCCGCGCTCCGGCCTGGGCGCGCAAATTCCAAAAACACGAGTTCCGCCTGCGTCCGTTCGACGGCTACGAATACGGCTACTGGTGGGCCGAATGGGGCGGCCAGCTGGATACGTTGAAAGACAACGCCACGATCCGCCACGAGTTGCTCCGGATCGCGCTCGGCATCTGGGATTACGTGAAAAACTCCGGCGACCATCCCGGCTCGGCGAACTGGGCGCTCGACTGGGTCGGCGCCGTGCCCGGCAAGCGCGAATCGCGTCGCTTCGTCGGCCACCACGTGCTCACGCAGCAGGACCTCGAGTCCGCGCCGGCGTTTCCCGACGCCGTCGCCTTCGGCGGCTGGCCGCTCGACCTGCACCCGCCGAGCGGCATCGACGCCATCGACGAGGCCCCGTGCCGTCACATCCACCTCAAGCACGTTTATCCGATTCCGCTGCGGGCGCTCTGCTCGCGCAACATCGGCAACCTGCTCTTCGCCGGCCGCAACATCAGCGCCACGCACGTCGCCTTCGCCAGCACGCGCGTGATGGCCACCTGCGCCGTCATGGGACAGGCCGTCGGCACCGCCGCCGCGCTCTACGCTCCCGCCGCACCGCGCTCCCTCACGGAACACTTCTCCGGCACCGCCCTCGTGGCTCTGCAGCAACGCCTGCTCCGCGACGACGCCTTCCTGCCGGGCGTTCGGGCCGCCGATCCCGCCAATCTCGCGTCCCGCGCGCAGGCGAGTGCCTCCAGCGCCGCCGCCAACGCCGCCGCCACCCTCGTGCTCGACGGCGCCACGCGCGAATACCTTCCGACGCTCGGCGCCTGGGCCGACGGGCAGACCCACCGCTGGGAATCCGCCTCCCTCCCCGCTTGGCTCGAGCTCTCCTGGGACACGCCCCAAGAAATCGCCGAGGTCCACCTCACGTTCGATTCCGGCTTCCAGCGCGAGCTGACGCTCAGCGCGAGCGATGCCACCACCCGCAAAATCATCCGCGGTCCACAGCCGGAACTCGTGCGCGATTACGATGTCCTGCTCGACGGCGCCACCGCGCTCCGCGTGACCGGCAACTATCTCCGCAAACGCGTTCACCGTCTCGATCGCCCACTCGTGGCGAGCCGCCTGCGCATCGCCGTTCACGCGACCAACGGCATCGACCACGCGCGCATCTTCGAAGTCCGCGCCTACGGACCGGCCCAATAA
- a CDS encoding SGNH/GDSL hydrolase family protein: MSLRARSLVHRILALSALAVATTAGALDALHIRDGWPHAADRAASAHELRVAFLGGSITAAADGWRTLTVDRLRTLLPGANIVELAAGVPGTGSDLGACRVGRDVIAHRPDVIFVEFAVNDAATPPARIERTIEGIVRQVKRANPDADLCFVYTLSTPGLAELQAGRMPPAAAAMETVAAHYGIPSLHFGVEVARRVAAGELVFKGTATDVDRAFSLDGVHPTAAGHRVYFEQLAAALPQFLATRHAGPGLPPPLHPDNWERATLREIEPALFRGEWASVPLDDPNLRGATKALLPPTWRTATPGAALEWEFTGTRFGLLGIAAPDSGEFVVTIDNQPPERATFFDAYVTPTFCRQTMWFFPHELTAGRHHVRIELSARPVDKAAIKARAGKALEPTAAFAPQRLTLSGLLTVDTAAK, translated from the coding sequence GTGAGCCTCCGCGCCCGCAGTCTCGTCCACCGCATCCTCGCGCTCAGCGCACTGGCCGTGGCAACGACCGCCGGCGCGCTTGACGCCTTGCACATCCGCGACGGCTGGCCACACGCGGCAGACCGCGCCGCGAGCGCGCACGAACTGCGCGTGGCCTTCCTCGGCGGCAGCATCACGGCCGCCGCCGACGGCTGGCGCACACTCACGGTCGATCGGTTGCGCACGCTGCTGCCCGGCGCGAACATCGTGGAACTCGCCGCCGGCGTGCCCGGCACCGGCTCCGACCTCGGCGCCTGCCGTGTGGGCCGCGATGTGATCGCGCACCGTCCCGACGTCATCTTCGTCGAGTTCGCCGTCAACGACGCCGCCACACCGCCCGCGCGCATCGAGCGGACGATCGAGGGCATCGTGCGCCAGGTGAAACGCGCCAACCCCGACGCAGATCTGTGCTTCGTCTACACCCTCTCGACCCCCGGCCTCGCGGAGCTCCAAGCCGGACGCATGCCCCCGGCCGCAGCCGCGATGGAAACCGTCGCCGCGCACTACGGCATCCCCTCGCTGCATTTCGGCGTGGAAGTCGCCCGCCGCGTCGCCGCAGGCGAACTCGTCTTCAAAGGCACCGCAACGGACGTCGACCGCGCCTTCTCGCTCGACGGCGTGCATCCCACCGCCGCCGGCCATCGCGTCTACTTCGAACAGCTCGCCGCAGCGCTCCCGCAGTTCCTCGCGACCCGCCATGCCGGACCCGGCCTCCCGCCCCCGCTGCATCCCGACAACTGGGAGCGCGCGACGCTGCGCGAGATCGAGCCGGCCTTGTTCCGCGGCGAGTGGGCATCCGTGCCGCTTGATGACCCAAACCTCCGCGGCGCAACGAAGGCCCTCCTGCCGCCAACTTGGCGCACAGCGACGCCTGGCGCCGCGCTCGAATGGGAGTTCACCGGCACGCGCTTCGGCCTGCTCGGCATCGCCGCTCCCGACAGCGGCGAGTTCGTCGTGACCATCGACAACCAACCGCCCGAGCGCGCCACGTTCTTCGACGCCTACGTCACGCCCACATTCTGCCGCCAGACGATGTGGTTCTTCCCCCACGAACTCACGGCCGGCCGCCACCACGTGCGCATCGAGCTGAGCGCGCGTCCCGTCGACAAAGCAGCAATAAAAGCCCGCGCCGGCAAGGCCCTCGAGCCCACGGCCGCTTTTGCGCCGCAGCGCCTCACGCTCAGCGGCCTCCTGACCGTCGACACCGCCGCGAAATGA
- a CDS encoding LacI family DNA-binding transcriptional regulator, with the protein MTSPRRCTIKDIAAQAGVAVSTVSYALRNHPSIPAATCRRIQAVGEKLGYRPDPQISALMAHIGRGRAVPSSGRIALVWMQGRRAATRSEGFFVQVRDGAAARAQLRGYHIEEFWPDEDRLSGARLSGILRARGIQSVIFTPSIEGVAADYALAWEHFACVVLGHARWPVELHRVAHDHYHAVCDCLQRMTAAGVKSPAIVLTEEINQRTDSAVKAAFMTHHPIEARARGLIYALDQRGARSFSSWLRTHAPDGVLLLRREMWDEIESPRLRELRAAGRVWCANWQADDPLALPGIQQRYDLAARAAVDLVTGLEQSRSLGLPDHPQSVQIRGDWRDHPVPAVLR; encoded by the coding sequence ATGACGTCCCCACGCCGCTGCACGATCAAGGACATCGCCGCCCAGGCGGGCGTCGCCGTCTCCACCGTCTCCTACGCCCTGCGCAATCACCCGAGCATCCCCGCCGCCACCTGCCGGCGCATTCAGGCGGTCGGGGAAAAACTCGGCTACCGTCCCGACCCGCAGATCTCGGCGCTGATGGCGCACATCGGGCGCGGCCGGGCCGTGCCCTCCTCCGGCCGCATCGCGCTCGTCTGGATGCAAGGGCGGCGCGCGGCCACCCGCTCCGAGGGTTTCTTCGTGCAAGTGCGCGACGGTGCAGCGGCGCGCGCGCAACTGCGCGGCTACCACATCGAGGAATTCTGGCCCGACGAGGATCGCCTGAGCGGCGCGCGACTCTCGGGCATCCTTCGCGCTCGCGGCATCCAGAGCGTCATCTTCACACCGAGCATCGAGGGAGTCGCCGCCGACTACGCACTGGCGTGGGAACACTTCGCGTGCGTCGTATTGGGCCACGCGCGCTGGCCGGTGGAGCTGCACCGCGTCGCGCATGACCACTACCACGCCGTCTGCGATTGCCTGCAGCGCATGACCGCTGCGGGCGTGAAGTCGCCGGCGATCGTCCTGACCGAGGAGATCAACCAGCGCACGGACAGCGCGGTGAAGGCGGCGTTCATGACGCATCACCCGATCGAGGCCCGCGCGCGCGGGCTCATCTACGCGCTCGACCAGCGCGGCGCGCGATCGTTCTCGAGCTGGCTGCGCACACACGCGCCTGACGGCGTGCTCCTGCTCCGCCGCGAGATGTGGGACGAGATCGAGTCACCGCGCCTGCGCGAGTTGCGTGCCGCCGGCCGCGTCTGGTGCGCGAACTGGCAGGCGGACGACCCGCTGGCGCTGCCGGGCATCCAGCAGCGCTACGATCTCGCCGCGCGCGCCGCGGTCGACCTCGTCACCGGTCTGGAGCAAAGCCGCAGCCTCGGCCTGCCCGATCACCCGCAAAGCGTCCAGATTCGTGGCGACTGGCGCGACCATCCCGTGCCCGCCGTCCTGCGCTGA
- a CDS encoding MFS transporter: MTLPRPSRRAWLLLALLFGIGLLNYLDRQTLSILKATLKAELALTDIHYSWLVTAFMGPYIVFYVVSGRLVDRFGTRASLAAFTGLWSLANILSGLASGFGQLAGARALLGAAEPGAFPAIQRVMMTWFPKERRAFAWSLLSPCTTVGAILAPPLVAALTGWWSWHLAFIVPGIAGIALAFAWWAADRNPPRFDGEAESAPNPPPLRVILADRRVWLLLAARALTDPVWYFHLFWLPGYLQERLGVSLPQLGWIGWIPSFVASAAVMATGRTTDFFVARGYSAVRVRVTMFALAAAFAPVGAFTTFAPSIAWALVLISLVAIVCQIWFFGQGLLVADVFPKTSAATIAGLLGAVGASGGLLLNLAAGPLIERAGYVPVFVGLACLHPLAALMLWRAQPRLAGTAAA, translated from the coding sequence ATGACCCTCCCCCGCCCCAGTCGCCGCGCCTGGTTGTTGCTCGCCCTGCTTTTCGGCATCGGCCTGCTCAACTACCTCGACCGCCAGACGCTCTCGATCCTCAAGGCGACGCTGAAGGCTGAACTCGCGCTGACCGACATCCACTACTCGTGGCTCGTTACCGCGTTCATGGGGCCCTACATTGTTTTCTACGTCGTGAGCGGGCGGCTCGTGGACCGCTTCGGCACCCGGGCCAGTCTCGCGGCCTTCACCGGCCTCTGGTCGCTCGCCAACATTCTCAGCGGCCTCGCCAGCGGCTTCGGGCAACTGGCCGGCGCGCGCGCACTGCTCGGCGCGGCCGAGCCGGGTGCGTTCCCCGCCATCCAGCGCGTGATGATGACGTGGTTCCCCAAGGAGCGTCGCGCCTTCGCGTGGAGCCTGCTGAGTCCGTGCACGACGGTCGGCGCCATCCTCGCGCCGCCGCTCGTCGCCGCGCTCACCGGCTGGTGGAGCTGGCACCTCGCGTTCATCGTCCCGGGCATCGCGGGCATTGCGCTCGCCTTCGCGTGGTGGGCGGCGGACCGCAACCCGCCGCGCTTCGATGGCGAAGCGGAGTCCGCCCCAAATCCGCCGCCGCTGCGCGTGATTCTCGCCGACCGCCGCGTGTGGCTCCTGCTCGCCGCCCGCGCGCTCACCGACCCCGTGTGGTATTTCCATCTCTTCTGGCTGCCCGGCTACCTGCAGGAACGCCTCGGCGTATCGCTCCCGCAACTCGGCTGGATCGGTTGGATTCCGTCGTTCGTGGCATCGGCCGCGGTGATGGCGACGGGACGCACGACGGACTTCTTCGTCGCCCGCGGCTATTCGGCCGTGCGCGTGCGGGTGACGATGTTCGCGCTTGCCGCGGCGTTCGCCCCGGTGGGGGCGTTCACGACCTTCGCGCCGTCGATCGCATGGGCGCTCGTGCTGATCTCGCTCGTCGCGATCGTCTGCCAGATCTGGTTCTTCGGCCAGGGTCTGCTCGTGGCCGACGTTTTCCCGAAAACCTCGGCGGCCACGATCGCCGGCCTCCTCGGCGCCGTCGGCGCCAGTGGCGGCCTGCTCCTCAATCTCGCCGCCGGCCCGCTGATCGAACGCGCCGGCTACGTGCCGGTCTTTGTCGGCTTGGCGTGCCTGCATCCCCTCGCCGCGCTGATGCTTTGGCGCGCGCAGCCACGCCTCGCGGGAACCGCCGCCGCATGA
- a CDS encoding right-handed parallel beta-helix repeat-containing protein — protein MKFRVLIVTLALFATARLGADTARVYHVAPAPRGDDSHDGSAAAPFATIDRARRAVHADLDTREQTGDIVVEIAAGIYELPAAIRFSPEDSGRNGHDVVYRAAPGAEVILSGGRRVTGWQREGASGFSTEVSRETDFRQLWIDGRRAIRARTPNEGQMLKLAGEKQVDGFDLPRGVFSGVTVRPNEVEVSVLVAWMHKHLRIARVADDSRPDFVRAVIAEPEWDAVTKQPQGDRVYLGRSYWLENAPEFLDAPGEFYLDRVRGVVRYLPRAGEDVAHAEIVRPELESLVVLDGRLDAPVQHLRFEGLTFAYTGWTRPNRAGFVDVQANSLVPADPAAAADGQYRHNQRKDRVPAAFQAFTADRIVIRGCRFARLGGTGVMFTHGGDDNVIEGNSFFDLAAGGIEIGEDAARPTSPRLFPRRNRIANNFLAHLGEDYFGSVAILNYYTDASVIAHNEIVNVPYTGISHGWGWGAPPAPGDSRGNVITHNLVSNYMRRLDDGGGIYTTDALPGSEIAGNVVEHMRPPDRQTKAGGAIYLDQFTSGVHVHDNVISDAIRWLFIWNPNIQHNRVERNFADTDAWRNDGKDNVVEPAQPLSAPSVAAAATAIRTGAGIEPAFASARNYFAPKILVFDATSTAFARAATAPSTADDHAATWLPVLPRDGDYEVSVRCSAPGGAMTCVVGHAAGRASVDLSAAIHSEWITVGRFPFKAGAGAEIRIATRGETSAAIAVESVRFAFVETKENSSAR, from the coding sequence ATGAAATTTCGCGTCCTCATCGTGACGCTCGCGCTGTTCGCGACAGCCCGCCTCGGCGCCGATACCGCGCGCGTCTACCACGTCGCTCCCGCGCCGCGCGGCGACGATTCACACGACGGCAGCGCCGCTGCGCCATTTGCGACGATCGACCGGGCGCGCCGAGCCGTGCACGCCGACCTCGACACGCGCGAACAAACCGGCGACATCGTCGTGGAAATCGCCGCTGGCATCTATGAGCTGCCCGCGGCGATTCGTTTCTCTCCCGAGGACTCCGGGCGAAATGGTCACGACGTCGTCTATCGCGCCGCACCGGGCGCGGAAGTCATCCTCAGCGGCGGCCGTCGCGTGACCGGCTGGCAACGCGAGGGCGCGAGCGGCTTCAGCACCGAGGTCAGTCGCGAAACCGATTTCCGCCAACTCTGGATCGACGGACGCCGGGCGATCCGCGCCCGCACGCCCAATGAGGGCCAGATGCTGAAACTCGCCGGGGAGAAACAGGTCGACGGCTTCGATCTGCCGCGGGGTGTTTTTTCCGGCGTCACTGTTCGCCCCAACGAGGTCGAGGTATCCGTTCTGGTCGCCTGGATGCACAAGCACCTGCGCATCGCACGCGTCGCCGATGACTCACGCCCGGATTTCGTCCGCGCCGTGATTGCGGAGCCCGAATGGGACGCCGTGACCAAACAGCCGCAAGGCGACCGCGTCTATCTCGGCCGCAGCTACTGGCTCGAAAACGCGCCCGAGTTCCTCGACGCGCCCGGCGAATTCTACCTCGACCGCGTGCGCGGCGTAGTGCGCTACCTGCCGCGCGCCGGCGAGGACGTCGCGCATGCCGAAATCGTCCGCCCCGAGCTCGAGAGCCTGGTCGTGCTCGACGGCCGGCTCGACGCGCCCGTGCAGCACCTGCGGTTCGAAGGCCTCACGTTCGCCTACACCGGCTGGACGCGGCCCAACCGCGCCGGCTTCGTCGACGTGCAGGCCAACTCGCTCGTGCCGGCCGATCCCGCCGCAGCGGCCGACGGGCAATACCGGCACAACCAGCGCAAGGACCGCGTGCCGGCGGCGTTTCAGGCCTTCACGGCCGACCGCATCGTCATTCGTGGCTGCCGCTTCGCCCGCCTCGGCGGCACCGGCGTGATGTTCACTCACGGCGGCGACGACAACGTGATCGAGGGCAATTCGTTCTTCGACCTCGCAGCCGGCGGCATCGAGATCGGCGAGGATGCCGCGCGCCCGACCTCGCCCCGCCTTTTCCCGCGCCGCAACCGCATCGCGAACAATTTCCTCGCGCACCTCGGCGAGGACTACTTCGGATCGGTCGCGATTCTCAACTACTACACCGACGCGTCAGTCATCGCGCACAACGAGATCGTCAACGTGCCCTACACGGGCATCAGCCACGGCTGGGGCTGGGGCGCTCCGCCCGCTCCGGGCGATTCGCGCGGCAACGTCATCACGCACAATCTCGTGAGCAACTACATGCGCCGCCTCGACGACGGCGGCGGCATCTACACGACCGACGCGCTGCCCGGCTCGGAGATCGCGGGCAACGTCGTCGAGCACATGCGGCCTCCGGACCGGCAGACGAAGGCCGGCGGAGCAATCTACCTCGACCAGTTCACCAGCGGCGTCCACGTGCACGACAACGTCATCTCCGACGCGATCCGCTGGCTGTTCATCTGGAACCCGAACATCCAGCACAACCGCGTCGAACGGAACTTCGCCGACACCGACGCGTGGCGCAACGACGGCAAGGACAACGTCGTCGAGCCTGCGCAGCCGCTCTCCGCCCCGAGCGTCGCGGCCGCTGCGACGGCAATCCGCACGGGCGCCGGCATCGAGCCCGCCTTCGCGAGTGCCCGGAATTATTTCGCGCCGAAGATTCTCGTGTTCGATGCAACCAGCACCGCTTTTGCCCGGGCAGCAACCGCTCCGTCCACTGCGGACGACCACGCCGCAACGTGGCTCCCCGTTCTCCCGCGCGACGGCGACTACGAAGTCAGCGTTCGGTGCAGCGCTCCCGGCGGTGCGATGACGTGCGTCGTCGGACATGCCGCCGGCCGAGCGAGCGTCGATCTTTCCGCCGCCATCCATTCCGAGTGGATCACGGTTGGAAGATTCCCGTTCAAGGCCGGTGCCGGCGCGGAAATCCGCATCGCCACGCGAGGAGAAACCTCAGCGGCCATCGCCGTGGAGAGCGTGCGCTTCGCATTCGTTGAGACGAAGGAAAATTCGTCCGCCCGCTGA
- a CDS encoding YXWGXW repeat-containing protein, with amino-acid sequence MNNIRLSFAALGASALLLSGCVGTGPNTQQGAVAGGAIGALAGAIIGNNSGSHNAASGALIGAAAGAIAGGTLGNAADHQRGTLYGNYDQAYASRVETAAPTPPPVPVAPAVQEVVVAAPTPEAIWVPGYWSYRPRGYVWVSGHWEMPPPHHRTYVVAHWERRGHRTYWVESYWR; translated from the coding sequence ATGAACAACATTCGTCTCTCCTTCGCCGCGCTCGGCGCGAGCGCGCTTCTCCTCTCTGGCTGTGTTGGCACCGGTCCCAACACGCAGCAGGGCGCCGTCGCTGGCGGTGCGATTGGCGCACTGGCCGGCGCGATCATCGGCAACAACTCCGGCAGCCATAATGCCGCCAGCGGTGCGCTCATCGGCGCCGCGGCCGGTGCCATCGCCGGTGGCACGCTGGGCAACGCCGCCGACCATCAGCGCGGCACGCTCTACGGCAACTACGACCAAGCCTACGCGTCGCGAGTCGAGACGGCGGCTCCGACTCCGCCGCCGGTGCCGGTCGCTCCGGCGGTGCAAGAGGTCGTCGTCGCCGCGCCGACGCCCGAGGCAATTTGGGTGCCCGGCTACTGGAGCTATCGGCCGCGCGGCTACGTGTGGGTGTCGGGACACTGGGAAATGCCGCCGCCCCATCACCGCACCTACGTCGTCGCCCACTGGGAGCGCCGCGGCCACCGCACTTACTGGGTCGAGAGCTACTGGCGCTGA